In Candidatus Kerfeldbacteria bacterium, a single genomic region encodes these proteins:
- the dnaB gene encoding replicative DNA helicase: MAKKAAGIEKLPPQNLEAEQSVLGALLIDKDAIIRVADIVTPDDFYKDAHRAVFEAMLTLYEKREPIDVLSLSNQLESEHRLEEIGGRSYLASLANAVPTASHVTNYAHIVQKKATLRRLLTVASRITEYGYDESENIEELLDKAEQAIFGVSQKYLKQNFIPIKSILTEAFDRIDELHRESGKLRGIPTGYADLDNILAGLQKSDLIILAARPSVGKTTLALDIVRQVAVKSKVPVGIFSLEMSKEQLIDRFLCAEAGVDLWRMRSGKLSSDEDFTNIGNAMGILSEAPIYIDDSASANIMEIRTKARRLQSEHNLGLIVIDYLQLMQGTSGTDNRVQEISEITRSLKAIARELNVPLIALSQLSRAVESRTPPIPKLADLRESGSIEQDADVVLFIYREAIYKKDIDPARKHVAEIHVAKHRNGPTGEIQLYFDENRVSFRNLDRKTSDIPAF, translated from the coding sequence ATGGCTAAAAAAGCCGCTGGTATTGAAAAATTACCACCACAAAACCTTGAGGCAGAACAGTCTGTTTTAGGGGCTTTATTGATTGATAAAGACGCAATTATCCGAGTAGCAGATATAGTTACCCCGGACGATTTTTACAAAGATGCCCATCGCGCTGTCTTTGAAGCTATGCTCACCCTCTACGAAAAGCGTGAACCAATTGATGTATTGTCACTTTCAAATCAACTCGAAAGCGAACACCGTCTCGAGGAAATTGGTGGCAGAAGTTACCTAGCATCACTGGCAAATGCCGTACCAACCGCCTCCCACGTCACTAACTACGCACACATCGTTCAGAAGAAAGCAACCCTACGCCGGTTATTGACGGTCGCCTCTCGCATTACCGAGTACGGCTATGATGAATCAGAAAATATTGAAGAGCTGTTGGACAAGGCCGAACAGGCAATTTTCGGCGTTTCCCAAAAATACCTCAAGCAAAACTTTATTCCAATAAAATCAATTTTAACTGAAGCATTCGATCGTATTGATGAATTGCATCGCGAAAGCGGCAAGCTCCGCGGTATTCCAACGGGCTATGCTGACCTCGACAACATATTGGCGGGCCTACAGAAATCAGATCTGATTATTCTTGCAGCCCGGCCGTCAGTTGGTAAAACAACCCTGGCGCTGGACATTGTTCGACAAGTAGCGGTGAAATCAAAAGTTCCCGTTGGAATATTCTCACTGGAAATGTCAAAAGAACAACTCATTGATCGTTTTCTTTGTGCCGAGGCGGGCGTTGATCTCTGGCGCATGCGGAGCGGAAAATTATCCTCTGACGAGGACTTTACCAATATTGGCAATGCCATGGGTATCTTGTCCGAAGCGCCTATCTATATTGATGATTCGGCCTCAGCGAATATTATGGAAATCCGAACTAAAGCACGTCGGCTACAATCGGAACACAATCTTGGCCTGATTGTCATTGATTATCTCCAACTTATGCAAGGTACGTCCGGTACTGATAACCGAGTACAGGAAATCAGTGAGATCACGCGTTCACTCAAAGCTATTGCCCGTGAACTGAACGTCCCCTTAATCGCCCTATCCCAGCTCTCGCGCGCTGTGGAGTCCCGCACTCCCCCAATCCCGAAACTGGCTGACCTCCGTGAATCCGGATCAATCGAACAGGACGCCGACGTGGTACTTTTTATTTATCGCGAAGCGATCTACAAAAAAGATATTGACCCAGCGCGCAAACATGTGGCGGAAATCCACGTTGCGAAACATCGCAATGGTCCGACCGGTGAAATTCAACTATACTTCGACGAGAATCGAGTCAGCTTCCGCAATCTTGATCGCAAAACTAGCGATATCCCCGCCTTTTAA